ACTTCCGCCACATCCAGCCAGAATCCCCGCCAATAACGTGACCAACAAAAACAAATTCAATACTTTTTTCATTTCCATTCCCCCAATAAATGTTTTTACTAACACGAATGTTTACAGTCATTCATGTAAGATTGTTTATCAATTGTTGATAGATTCTTTTGTAACATAGGATTATAGACTTCAAATCTACTTAAATTGCTGTTTATCTTATTCTACAAAATATGCCCTAGCTCTTACTTTTTCGAGGTTATCACGAATATTCAAATTATTCCAATTACATGTTAGATAATCTAACAGATATTTTCAGTGAGATTATCTTACAAATTCAACTTTGTCTCATCGTAATGTGTGGAACGCCGTCCTTTCGCTCGGACTTTCTTCCATGAAGTGTAAAGTATAAGAAGGTACAAGCAAATCCAACTATGGCAGCAATGACATAAATCCCTCTCAACCCGACCAGTGGAATAAAGAAGCCTAACAAATATGGACCAAAGCCAATTCCTCCATCGATAAAGACAAAGAATGTCGAGGTCGCTAAGCCGATCCGTTGTCGTGGGGCTACTTTGACAGATATTGCTTGGGCACTAGACATAAACGTACCAAACCCTATTCCAATCAAGGCTGCGGCGATTAATAAAAGCAAACCATGTTGTGCCTGGCTTAAAATCCATAAACCAATTGAAAAAATAACGAAGGCTGGGTACATCACAAAGTTTTCACCCTTTTTATCAAACCAAAGGCCAGTAAATGGTCTAGAAATTAAAATGAATAACGCATAAACGATGAAGAAAAAGCTGCCGGCCTCAACCAGCCCAATCTCAAATGTATAAGAGGTTAAAAAGCTTAGAACTGCTGAGTAGCTAAAGCCCATCAACACACTGATAAGGGCAATCGGCAATGCTTTTGGTTCAATGAAATTAGTCAATTGGAAACTCTTCAAGTTGACAATATATTCATTTGATTTCGGAAGCTTCGGTACTTTTAAGAAAAAAGAGGAGAGAAAACAAATTAGTAAGACGGCGGTACACATGATGAAAATCAGATTAAATTGGTCAAATCGTGATAGGTACATCCCGATAAAAGGACCAATCGCTGAGGCGAGTGTGGTGCTCATCGCATAATAGCCTGTCCCTTCACCGCGCCGTTCGTCTGGGATAATCAACGAGATAATGGTACCAGTAGCTGTAGAAGCCACACCAAATCCTGCTCCGTGTAAAAAGCGAACAACAAACAAAAATGCCAAACTATTAACGACAAAATATAATAAGGTAGTAATTAAGAATAAAGTAAGTCCTATATACAGCATTCTCTTCATGCCGACAATCTCGATCAATTTTCCTGCAAACAATCGGCCAACAAGGGCCCCGACGATGAAAATTCCTGATGCTAGCCCTGCCTGACTTGGTGAGGCTGCAAAATATTTGACAGCAAATACAGTCATGACCATCATTAACAAATAGTAAGTTAAGTAAATAAAGAAATTTGTTAATGAATTAATCAAGAAATCCTTCGTCCATAAACGTGGTCTATTCATCAAATTTCCTCTCTTAATAGTTTTTCTTTTTTTAAAGATATTCAGGGTGGGGAATATGGCGTAAGTAAGGATTCACTTACTTACGCCTTGCACTTATACATTCACAATTTTTTTTGAAAAAATGCTCTCAACTGGAATATATGGATATCCATGTGCTTTTGCGACAGATTCATAAGTAACATTCCCATTGAGAACATTGATTCCTTTGGCGATGGCTGGATTATCCTTTGCGGCATCAACGTACCCTTTATTTGCGATTTGAACTCCGTACGGAACAGTCACATTCGTTAGCGCGATCGTTGATGTTCGAGCGACAGCCCCAGGAATATTCGCAACTGCATAGTGGATCACACCGAACTTTTCATAGGTAGGCTCACTATGGGTTGTAATATGATCAATTGTCTCGATTGATCCACCTTGGTCGATCGCTACATCCACAACGACTGAGCCTGATTGCATCGTTTTAATCATGTCTTCCGTAACTATTCGCGGTGCGCGTGCACCCAGAATGAGAACCGCGCCGATAAGCAGGTCCGCTTTTTTAACAGCGGCAGCGATATTATAGCTATTGGACATGAGTGTGTTTAGCTTTCCTTGGAACAAATCATCAAGCTGGCGAAGTCGGTCCACATTCGTATCAAGAATCGTAACCTTTGCACCTAAGCCAATCGCCATCTTTGCAGCATTCGTTCCCACAATTCCACCGCCAATAATCGTGACTTCAGCAGGCTCTACCCCTGGTACACCACCTAACAAAATCCCTTTTCCACCTTTATGCTTTTCAAGATACTGCGCTCCGATTTGAACGGCCATTCGACCAGCAACCTCACTCATCGGTGTTAGTAATGGAAGTGCCCCATTATCAAGCTGTACTGTTTCATAGGCAATGGCTACTACATTGCTATCTATTAGCGCCTGTGTCAATTCTGGTTCTGGTGCAAGATGTAAGTAGGTGAAGAGGATCAAGCCTTTGCGAAAATATTGATACTCTGAAGGCAACGGCTCTTTTACTTTCATCACCATATCTGCACTCCATACTTCGGATGCTGATGGTACGATTTTCGCACCAACTTTGATATAATCCTGATCGCTAAAGCCACTTCCCGTACCGGCTCCAGTCTCAATCCAAATTTCATGCCCATTTTTCACGAAGTCTGTAACACCGGCTGGGGTAATACCAACACGATTTTCATTATTTTTAATTTCCGTAGGGATTCCAATAATCATGGTCAACACTCCTTGGTTTTTTATTTGGAGAAGTCTATTTGATTGAAGCTAATTCAATAAGGAACCTATTCGGGCCGAAGCATCAGCTAAAAGACGCGACTGCCTTCCACTTTGGTGTCCATGGTTACATCTAAACGTGCATATTTCCACTTTGGCGTGCATATTCACATCTAAATGTGCATAAATTTCAAAAGTTATATCATAAATTTCAAAAGTCGTGCATATATTTGAAAAGTTGTATCATATATTTTTGAACTTGTATCATATCCACATATAGACGTGCATATCGACTAGATAACGTGCATAAAA
The DNA window shown above is from Bacillus sp. T3 and carries:
- the ald gene encoding alanine dehydrogenase, with protein sequence MIIGIPTEIKNNENRVGITPAGVTDFVKNGHEIWIETGAGTGSGFSDQDYIKVGAKIVPSASEVWSADMVMKVKEPLPSEYQYFRKGLILFTYLHLAPEPELTQALIDSNVVAIAYETVQLDNGALPLLTPMSEVAGRMAVQIGAQYLEKHKGGKGILLGGVPGVEPAEVTIIGGGIVGTNAAKMAIGLGAKVTILDTNVDRLRQLDDLFQGKLNTLMSNSYNIAAAVKKADLLIGAVLILGARAPRIVTEDMIKTMQSGSVVVDVAIDQGGSIETIDHITTHSEPTYEKFGVIHYAVANIPGAVARTSTIALTNVTVPYGVQIANKGYVDAAKDNPAIAKGINVLNGNVTYESVAKAHGYPYIPVESIFSKKIVNV
- a CDS encoding MFS transporter, producing MNRPRLWTKDFLINSLTNFFIYLTYYLLMMVMTVFAVKYFAASPSQAGLASGIFIVGALVGRLFAGKLIEIVGMKRMLYIGLTLFLITTLLYFVVNSLAFLFVVRFLHGAGFGVASTATGTIISLIIPDERRGEGTGYYAMSTTLASAIGPFIGMYLSRFDQFNLIFIMCTAVLLICFLSSFFLKVPKLPKSNEYIVNLKSFQLTNFIEPKALPIALISVLMGFSYSAVLSFLTSYTFEIGLVEAGSFFFIVYALFILISRPFTGLWFDKKGENFVMYPAFVIFSIGLWILSQAQHGLLLLIAAALIGIGFGTFMSSAQAISVKVAPRQRIGLATSTFFVFIDGGIGFGPYLLGFFIPLVGLRGIYVIAAIVGFACTFLYFTLHGRKSERKDGVPHITMRQS